In Capsicum annuum cultivar UCD-10X-F1 chromosome 7, UCD10Xv1.1, whole genome shotgun sequence, one genomic interval encodes:
- the LOC107876827 gene encoding GDSL esterase/lipase At1g33811, with the protein MGELIYEFFMLAYLCFFLLTTKTLSQQQEPQVPCFYIFGDSLVDNGNNNGILTLARANYMPYGVDFPQGTTGRFTNGRTYVDILAQLLGFPNYIPPYARVRGRALLRGANYASGAAGIRDETGNNLGDHMPLNQQVENFGRTVEVLRRLFRGNNYTLNAYLSKCIFYSGLGSNDYLNNYFMTDFYSTHSQYTPQAYANALLQDYCKQLSELYNLGARKVIVTAVGQIGCIPYQLARYDGNSSRCNEEINDTILLFNLGLKKLVIRFNKVLQGAKFVFLDSFESSKDLVVNAKTYGFEVVDKGCCGVGRNNGQITCLPLQQPCEDRSKYIFWDAFHPTEVANILLAKKSYYSKSKAFAYPINIQQLVAV; encoded by the exons ATGGGAGAATTAATCTATGAGTTTTTCATGTTGgcttatttatgttttttcttgtTGACAACAAAGACATTGTCACAACAGCAAGAGCCCCAAGTTCCTTGCTTTTATATCTTTGGGGACTCACTTGTTGACAATGGCAACAACAATGGGATACTTACACTTGCTAGGGCCAATTACATGCCTTATGGTGTTGACTTCCCACAAGGCACCACTGGTCGGTTTACTAATGGTCGTACTTATGTCGACATTTTag CTCAACTTCTGGGCTTCCCCAATTATATCCCTCCCTATGCAAGAGTTCGTGGTCGAGCATTGTTGAGAGGAGCAAATTATGCATCAGGAGCAGCAGGAATTCGAGATGAAACGGGAAATAACTTG GGGGATCATATGCCATTGAACCAACAAGTAGAAAACTTTGGAAGAACAGTTGAGGTTCTGAGAAGATTATTCAGAGGAAATAACTATACACTAAATGCCTATTTGAGCAAGTGTATTTTCTACTCAGGATTGGGAAGCAATGACTACCTCAACAATTACTTCATGACTGATTTTTACTCAACTCATTCACAGTACACCCCACAAGCCTATGCTAATGCACTTCTTCAAGATTATTGCAAGCAATTATCG GAATTATACAACTTAGGAGCTCGGAAAGTGATTGTGACCGCGGTAGGGCAAATAGGTTGCATACCGTATCAGTTGGCAAGGTACGATGGCAATAGCAGCAGATGTAATGAAGAGATCAACGATACTATTCTCCTCTTTAACTTAGGACTCAAAAAACTGGTTATTCGTTTCAATAAGGTTTTGCAAGGagcaaagtttgtgttcttggatTCATTTGAAAGCAGCAAAGATCTTGTTGTTAATGCAAAAACTTATG GATTTGAAGTGGTGGATAAGGGCTGTTGTGGAGTTGGAAGGAACAATGGGCAGATAACATGTCTTCCTCTTCAACAACCATGTGAAGATCGttccaaatatattttttgggatgCTTTTCATCCCACTGAAGTAGCAAATATTCTGTTGGCAAAGAAATCATACTACTCCAAGTCAAAGGCATTTGCTTATCCAATAAATATACAACAATTGGTTGCggtctaa